The Anoxybacillus flavithermus genome has a segment encoding these proteins:
- a CDS encoding DNA-binding response regulator, translating into MEKEVKILVVDDEERIRRLLRMYLEREQYVIDEAENGEEALALALENDYDLILLDLMLPGKDGIEVCKQLREKKATPVIMLTAKGEEANRVQGFEAGTDDYIVKPFSPREVVLRVKALLRRTANSPYVPTDTTARDVLVFPHLTIDHDAHRVTADGHEVSLTPKEYELLHFLAKSPDKVFDREQLLKEVWHYEFFGDLRTVDTHVKRLREKLNKVSPAAAKMIVTVWGVGYKFEVVNE; encoded by the coding sequence ATGGAGAAGGAAGTTAAAATTTTAGTTGTTGATGATGAAGAACGAATTCGCCGCTTGCTTCGCATGTATTTAGAACGTGAGCAATACGTCATTGATGAGGCGGAAAATGGCGAGGAGGCGCTAGCGTTAGCGCTTGAAAATGATTATGACTTAATTTTGCTTGACTTGATGTTACCAGGAAAAGATGGCATTGAAGTATGTAAACAATTGCGTGAGAAAAAAGCGACGCCAGTCATTATGTTGACGGCAAAAGGAGAAGAAGCGAACCGCGTGCAAGGATTTGAAGCAGGAACGGACGATTATATCGTCAAGCCGTTCAGTCCACGTGAAGTCGTGCTTCGTGTGAAAGCGTTGCTTCGTCGCACAGCTAACTCTCCATATGTACCGACGGATACGACTGCGCGGGATGTGCTTGTTTTTCCACATTTAACGATTGATCATGATGCGCATCGCGTAACAGCGGATGGACATGAAGTCAGTTTAACTCCGAAAGAGTATGAGTTGCTTCACTTTTTAGCGAAATCGCCAGATAAAGTGTTTGACCGTGAACAGTTGTTAAAAGAAGTGTGGCATTATGAATTTTTTGGCGACTTGCGCACGGTTGATACACATGTCAAACGGTTGCGTGAAAAACTAAATAAAGTGTCGCCAGCTGCAGCGAAAATGATCGTCACCGTTTGGGGTGTCGGGTATAAATTTGAGGTCGTGAATGAATGA
- a CDS encoding c-type cytochrome biogenesis protein CcsB: MVQLSSTLLYIAFVLYLIATLFFGGAIRVKKKEGLDRWAMLGIVVTIIGFVAQLGYFITRWIAAGHAPVSNLFEFTTFFGMMLVGAFIVIYFIYKTSLLGLFTLPIAVLVIAYASMFPREISPLIPALQSDWLHIHVTTAAAGEAILAISFAAGLIYLIRVVDQSKSSKRTFWLEFVLFFLISTLGFVIVTTSFRVAGYEATFEWIDKNGKQDEMVYHMPALVGPHEGVLKTDGRMTPLVDTPAIINARKLNTVIWSLFAGLALYGLLRLVLRKRIAAALQPLVKNVNLDLVDEIGYRSVAIGFPVFTLGALIFAMIWAQIAWTRFWGWDPKEVWALITWLFYAAFLHLRLSKGWHGERSAWLAVIGFAIIMFNLVAVNLVIAGLHSYAGS, from the coding sequence GTGGTTCAACTAAGTAGTACGTTACTATATATAGCATTTGTTCTTTATTTAATTGCGACACTTTTCTTTGGTGGCGCGATTCGTGTCAAAAAGAAAGAAGGACTTGATCGTTGGGCGATGCTTGGTATCGTTGTGACGATCATCGGTTTTGTTGCCCAGCTCGGTTATTTTATTACGCGCTGGATCGCCGCTGGCCATGCGCCTGTCAGCAATTTGTTTGAATTTACAACGTTTTTCGGCATGATGCTCGTTGGCGCGTTTATCGTCATTTATTTTATTTATAAAACGAGTTTACTCGGTTTATTCACTTTGCCGATTGCTGTTTTAGTCATTGCTTACGCGAGCATGTTTCCGCGTGAAATTTCTCCACTCATTCCAGCTTTGCAAAGCGATTGGTTGCATATTCATGTGACGACAGCAGCAGCTGGAGAAGCGATTTTAGCGATTAGTTTTGCCGCGGGACTCATTTATTTAATTCGCGTTGTCGATCAATCAAAATCGAGCAAGCGCACGTTTTGGCTTGAATTCGTATTATTTTTCTTAATTAGCACGCTTGGTTTTGTTATCGTGACAACGTCGTTTCGTGTGGCGGGCTATGAAGCAACGTTTGAATGGATCGATAAAAATGGAAAACAAGATGAAATGGTATACCATATGCCTGCGCTTGTCGGTCCCCACGAAGGCGTGTTAAAAACGGATGGGCGCATGACACCGCTTGTTGACACGCCGGCTATCATTAATGCGCGGAAATTAAACACGGTCATTTGGTCTTTATTTGCTGGTCTTGCGTTATATGGCTTGCTTCGTCTTGTTTTACGCAAACGTATCGCAGCCGCATTACAACCGCTTGTGAAAAACGTCAATTTAGATTTAGTTGATGAAATCGGCTATCGTTCCGTAGCGATCGGTTTCCCAGTGTTTACGCTCGGTGCGCTTATTTTTGCAATGATTTGGGCGCAAATTGCATGGACGCGTTTTTGGGGATGGGATCCGAAAGAAGTATGGGCGCTTATTACATGGTTGTTTTATGCAGCGTTTTTACATTTACGTTTATCGAAAGGATGGCATGGTGAACGTTCCGCATGGCTTGCGGTCATCGGTTTTGCGATCATTATGTTTAACTTAGTAGCCGTTAACTTAGTCATTGCTGGCTTACACTCATATGCGGGATCTTAA